In the Nitrospirota bacterium genome, GATCAAGTTGTTCACGCTCAGCACCTGTTCCCACTGCAACCGCACCAAGCGGTTCTTCCGGGATAAGGGCATCGATGTAGAGTTCATTGATGTGGACCTCCTGAGCAGCGCTGAACGGGAGCGGATCATGGACGAGGTGCGGAAGCTGAACCCCGACTGCAGCTTCCCCACGATCTGCATCGGCGATGCGGTTGTCGTGGGATTCAACGAGGAAAAGCTGAAAAAAGCCCTCGACCTGGAATGAGATGACTCCGGAAGCACTCTACGAGATACTGTCAAAATACGCGGAATCCCAGGGCATCCGCCTGAACAGGGACAGGCCCTTCGTGATGGACATCATGCAGGGCCTGCTGACGAACGAGGCGAGATATGGGTACCGGTCTTGCCCGTGCCGGCTGGCCTGGGGGGTCAGGGAGAAGGATGCCGACGTCATCTGCCCCTGCGTCTACCGCGATCCCGATGTCGAGGAGTTCGGCAGCTGCTTTTGCGGTCTCTACGTATCGATTGCCTGGAACGAGGGAGCGATCGAACAGAAACAGGTGCCGGAGCGGAGGCCGAAGGCAAAGCGGAGGATGTCTTAACCGCGAATGAACTGCACGGGTGCACCCGGTTCTCAACTGAAGACCCGGGAAACCCGATACGATACACAGAGGCGAGGGAATGAAAAAGAAAGACAAAAACAAGAAAAAGGCAGACATGCCCGAGTTCGTTTTCAAGGAGTTCACGCCTGAAGAGGGCAGGATCTACGAGGAGGCGGTGAGCAAGTTCCGCGAAGCCATCACCGCCGGAAAGACCCTGCGCCAGGCCTATGAAACCTATTCTGTTGCCGATAGAGAACTGGAGAGACTGATCCAGGCCGATTTCCTGAAGATCCTGATCGCCGAGCGCCACTTCGCGCAGGGCCGCCCCCTCGAGGAGATCGCCGCGGCTCTCTCGGTTCCCCTGGACCTCGTCAAGGACACCCATAAGCGCATGCTGCAGGAGGTGGGCGTCTCTGCCGCGAACCAGTTCGGCCGGCAGTTCGGGCCTGTGACGGGGGCGAGCGACTGAGGGCACTTACCGCAGAAATACAGGCTGTTTCTCTCCTGACCAAACACATCTCGCACCGGCAGTTCCGCGGCCTTCATCGCAGCCTCTTCATCATGCACGTCATGGCGCCTCACAAACATTTGGATCCTGGTTCGCCGCTGCGCCCTCTGCGCTCATCAATCCGCCTTTCAGAGGTTTTTTCATGAACTTGCTCATCGGTCTTCTCGCGGGCCTTTTCGGCGGCATTACCGGCGGTGGCGGCGGGATCGTCTCGATCCCGCTCATGGTCGCCTTCCTCAAACTGGATCAGCACGCTGCCCATGGCATCAGCCTCGTCGCCCTCGTCTTCACCGGACTGGTCGGCGCGATCACCTATGCCATCCATGGCACGCTGGATGTGACCGCATCGATCCTCATGGCTCTGACCGCCGTGGCCGCGGCGCGTGCCGGCGCCCATTTTGCCCATTCCCTGCCCGAATGGAAGCTCAAGCGGTCCTTTGGAGGCTACCTGATCCTCGTCGCAGGCCTGATGCTTTCGAAGCCTTTCCTTCCCGCGCTGCATACGCCGGCCGCGGTCAGGATCGCGGTCCTGCTGCTCACCGGCGCTCTGGCGGGATTCACGTCGGGGATGATGGGTGTTGGTGGCGGAGCGATCATGATTCCCGCCATGGTCCTGCTCGCCGGCTTCGATCAGCATTACGCGCAGGGCAGTTCCCTCCTCGTCATGGTGCCCACCGGCATGACCGGCGCGTACACGCATTGGAAGCTCGGCAATATGCGGACCGAGGTACTCCCCGGCCTCATCGGAGGCATCCTGATCGGGACGTTTCTCGGCGGCACCGTCGCACATTTCCTTTCTGATGCGGCGCTGCGGTTCATCTTTGCGGCCCTGCTTATCGTGACAGGCGTGCGGTATCTGAAGACCCGTCGCCCGGCCTTGCGTGAAGCCGCTTCCCGCTGACCAATCGCCGGGCAGGTGGGTTTCGCAGCCGGGGAGGCCTATGACGCGGTCGTA is a window encoding:
- a CDS encoding glutaredoxin family protein, producing the protein MPQANPKIKLFTLSTCSHCNRTKRFFRDKGIDVEFIDVDLLSSAERERIMDEVRKLNPDCSFPTICIGDAVVVGFNEEKLKKALDLE
- a CDS encoding ferredoxin-thioredoxin reductase catalytic domain-containing protein, whose amino-acid sequence is MTPEALYEILSKYAESQGIRLNRDRPFVMDIMQGLLTNEARYGYRSCPCRLAWGVREKDADVICPCVYRDPDVEEFGSCFCGLYVSIAWNEGAIEQKQVPERRPKAKRRMS
- a CDS encoding sulfite exporter TauE/SafE family protein, coding for MNLLIGLLAGLFGGITGGGGGIVSIPLMVAFLKLDQHAAHGISLVALVFTGLVGAITYAIHGTLDVTASILMALTAVAAARAGAHFAHSLPEWKLKRSFGGYLILVAGLMLSKPFLPALHTPAAVRIAVLLLTGALAGFTSGMMGVGGGAIMIPAMVLLAGFDQHYAQGSSLLVMVPTGMTGAYTHWKLGNMRTEVLPGLIGGILIGTFLGGTVAHFLSDAALRFIFAALLIVTGVRYLKTRRPALREAASR